GGCATGTGTAAACAATCTCACTAAACATACTTCAGGCTTCCGAAGTACTTTCTTGTCGACTAATGTTGATAGTAGCATCGCAAGTGTCTTATAACCCTAGCCTTTGGGACGCGATCACTAAATGTATGATTTCTCTTTGACGCAGGCGTTATTTATGGGTTATGTAAACATGTtgactcttcttcctcttcagtGGTTTGTAACTATAGCAACAAGGACCAAGCTGGTGTCACTGCCATACACTTCAATGAAGATACATCTCCGGCGCTGGTTTTGCATTGCAAAAAGAACCTTCAATGGACCGCTGTCTGTCTGGGTATGGTGACGTTCTGGTGATTTAAGGTTGTTGTTTTCCTAATCAAGTGTGCGGTTTGGTGTCGCAGACTGTCTTTGCATGTCAATGTTTGATTCCAATTCATACTTGAGTACTGGCTGGAGAATTCCCTGGCTTTCCAGATTCCTCCAACCAGTCCCCCCACAGGTCCTTGAGAGAGTTTGGGCGGGGAAGCAGAATGCTGAGGAGGGTTGGAATGTGGACTTTCAGATTGAGCCCGAACAGGCATGTATCTTTCTATCAACTGCCCTCGCCGAAGGGAacgcgatacacacacacacatgactagCACAGACACACGTTGACTAACAAAAGAGCCGTGTTGGCTACTTCATGTCCCATCAGTCACTGCTCAGATGGAAGCATGGAGCCCCCCTTTCTGTTGGTAGTGTGTCTGGCCCATTGTAGTAGAATTGATGACACTGTCTTTGGAAAACAAACAGTGGTGTGCGCTGAAAAGGCCCTCAGTCACCACTGCTCACTGAACCACAGAGGCAGCAGGTATTGCTACATGAGCAACACACCGCTAGGCTGCCTCTGGAAtgtaaagttgtgtgtgtgtgtgtgtatgtgtgtgcgtgcatacacGCGTTTTTGTTTATAGTTGAATGATACATCTGTTGGAATGTGGCAAcgtccgtgtgtgtgcttggtgtcGGCTTCCTACACCATTGATGAAAACCTGATAGCGTCACAAAACACTTTTTgaactgaccctaaccctaacttagTAGAGCTTTGGTTTCTCAACACACGGACCCACTAATGTGTAAGACTGTGATAACTGGCCGATACTACATAGAATGGGTCTAATTCACTGATGTCTCAGTAACAGACCCATCCCTATGGCTCTATCTGACCAGGGGCGATTCCTGTCATCTCCCCtgactcactcctctcctctgagcCTATTCaccttattccccccccccccctacatcaccccaaccacacacatacacgcacgcacgtgtGCACATGCAGAGGTAATACACGTACTCGtgcgcacacatacagatatCCAAACATGcaagtgcgcacacacacacacactggcacacacgcacgtgtccacaagcacagatacacaaacatggacacacacacatgcctgcaggCACCCAAGCCTGTTCAGGGAGCTCAAATCCCATAATTGCTAGGATGACAGTGATAGGCAACACACATGACACCCTCACCTGGTCGGAAAGAATGAACACATCAAGTCTACTGTCagaaggggcagagagggggatggaggaaataaggagggggggtgaagagaggggggagggggatggtgaaggagggggcatgaagggggggggtggaggaggtggtggaggaaagGGTGTGTGTTACAGCAGGGCATTCAGACTACTGCAGTTTGATCTGAACTGCCTTCATGTGTAGCAGCTTCTGCACCCTAACAACGCAGACCTCACTGACCCTCACTGACTAtgaggagtgagagaaagagcgagatagagaaagagagagcgagaaagagagacacagagagcaaGGAAGTGGGGGGGATTGAGAGGGAATGGGTCTGATAGGCAGACATAAAACCATTCAGACTGAAACTGTAAATAATGCTGCAGTATTTCACATGGTTCCTGAGTAAATGTGCATTATCATTCAGTgactgggaagagagagaaagaggaagagagagaagtaagggagagaaagagagagagagaaaaagggagagagcgagtgaaGTGGCCTTCATCTATCAAGCACTTTACCCTGGGGAGACAACTGAGAGAGAAGGCCCGAAAGCCTGCCTGTTTACACACCATCCCAACCCAGGCCCCAGGGAACAGCACTGATGAGCAACTGCTGTTgggctggaaacacagacacacacgcacacatgaaaCAACAAAACACTTGTATCATTCTGTCTCTGTGAAGGTTTTTAAGAACAAGATGTCATTTTATTCAACTCCTTGTTTAGTTTGGATTGGTTCAGGTATTCACCCATGGATGAGTATAAGGCATTGATCGCTGGGCTTCGTAAGCACGGTTGACATAAGGATTAACTAAGATGAAAGCTGTACTCATTTCATTCAAGacccatacacccccccccaccaccaccacatcttTTCTTGGCTGAGTTGCCAAAAGCACtcctcaaatcaaatcaaatgtatttgtatagccccttttacacgcaagcatgtcacagagggcttcacatatgcccatagaactgcccctcaaccaacctaaaccctcaaggaagacaaggaaaaactcccaaaaaactctcaacaggagaaaaaaatggaagaaaccttgggaggagcaattcagagagggatcccctcctccagagacggttggtgagagagaggagcagaacacaggctaaacatagtcatacagtgtcgatgggtttttaaaacaccaaaatccattgttcaactttatagatgtaggacaggaccgggagactcgcaaccaggtccagcgttggctgaccgacgaccagggaggtgctgacaactcaaaccccccacaccacaagggatgtgtgtggggggggggacacagagagaggagagcagggattagagaatgccaggagcagctaacagttacagtcataatagaatgagatccccaccggtcaagtgtggactggtgcagcaatttaacagagcaaaaaaggggaatttgatgctaCTCCTGTGATCGATTTGTTATGATTGGTTCACTTGTGTGAATTGGATGTATAAATGATGTAAAATCCCATTCTGGGAGCTTACAGACAGCTTTTTATAGACAACTAAACTCTAATATTAGTACCAAAAGAAGGATTCTAGCGCCATCGTGTGGCTGCCATGACGTATTCCGAACGGGTAACGCTGGTGAACAATCCCGCCTCTTTCGGACCAAGATTTGCATCGGAATGcgtcaatccaaaacacacgaTATTCATTGGCCAACTTTCATGGGCGGAACTCGTTTCACCTTTTCTGATTTGGCCGTTTGATTGGGTTAGCTGCTCTTTCCCAGTTTCCATTGGTCACATCGTTCACGCCCATTCTCCATTGCACATCTCTAAATTCAAGGTGAACGCAGAGCCGATAGCAGTCTTGCCAAGCTGATACATAGCCAGGTTAGCGGTTAATACCAATTGACAAAATCTAATTTCTCAATATTTAAATCCAGTCATATTCAGCGTCATGTCGGTATTCACTGAGGTTCCCCAGGCTGTTCCCGTGGCAGTGTTCAAGTTGTCGTCGGATTTCCGCGAGGACCAGAACACCAACAAGGTGAACCTTGGAGTTGGAGGTAAGATGATGCTACGATCAGGCCATGGGACCTGACAGCAAGTCAAGCGTCACAAACTGTCACAAAGTCATCGTCGGCTATttgttattcattcattcattcatttgagtTTGAATCCTTATGTTAAAAAGCCATACATTCGTTCTTGGTTAAATGTAGCAAGCTAacgcttttatttatttacatatttttAAAAGATGACTTGGCGTACATGTACGCGAGGGTTGGTTGCAGTCATTCAACCAACGTTGTTGGTGTAAGTTATTTAGACCTAGTAGGCCTACAACTAGCATGATAACTAGAGTTGTCTCCATCTGCTGTATGTATTCCATGAGAATTTAGATGGCCACAAGACAGCGCAAACTCTAAGCTATGAAGCCACGAGCTGTTTTTTCCTGAAACTAAGTAACGCGTTTACTTACACAAACTGTATCAGCCATTATAAATGTAACCAATTAGGCTATTTCAAATACTGTAATTTCACAGAAATTAAGTTCAATGAATAAGCGTGTAAATTGTTATTGTTGATAAGGTTGTTGAATAACTGGTAACTGTGCCGCCGGTCCAGGGCCGGAGGGATAACGCTGATATCTCCGTTTTTGGCAATCATCCAGAAGGCTGTTAATCACGAGAGTAGAGATGATAGAAGTGTTGCTTGTGTTATTGTCACCTAATCAATGTGCCACAATCAGGACTCCTTCACTCCCCCACACTATCCTATACGGACTCCCAACCTTCCTTACACCCTTAACAATTACAACCTACTCATGTCATATCAGTGGTTACCTAAGGAAAGCATGCAAGGGAGATTCATCTACCTCATGTTCATGTTTTAGCTGAGTCACAATGTGGCTCTCAACCACACCAAAACAAGAGAACCTGTTATTTCCCCGATGGCATCAGTCAGTAGACTAATCGTTAATGACCCCTCATTTCTATTGGTAGGAAAGAGTACAGAAGCTTCAAACAGGGAACATCATTACTCAATAATCATTAGacctacgtacacacacacatgcaaacaaacaaacaggataTTGCACTTTGTTCATTGGCCTCAGATACACTTGTGACCGCTTTCCTGATGGCAGCTTTATAAAAGTTCTGATTATCTAATCGTTCATATAGCAATCCTTAGAGAGACTGAATGAAggaaatacagacagacagacctggataGTGATGGTTggatgtgagggagacagacagacagacctggataGTGATGGTTGGAtttgagggagacagacagacagacctggataGTGATGGTTggatgtgagggagacagacagacagacctggataGTGATGGTTGGAtttgagggagacagacagacctggataGTGATGGTTggatgtgagggagacagacagacagacagacctggataGTGATGGTTggatgtgagggagacagacagacctggataGTGATGGTTggatgtgagggagacaggcacACATGCTGCAGAGCTCTGTAGCTACAGCTTGGCCTCAGGTCTCTGGCCTTTAGGATTAGCATTTCGCCGGCCTCTCTGGGCTGTAACAGTTCACAACAGGCACATAGATTTGTCTTAGTTTGTAGTAATAACCTAAAGCTCTGGCCTacatccccctttccccccatcccactccctcctacccctcccccctccatcccctcacaATTATGGGGTGCAAGCTATCTCTGCTCAATAGCTTTCAACAATGTTGTAGTTCAGTGGTCAGCACCATGAAAGGTTCACAGTCATTACCACAGAACGATAGAGGCCTAGCAACCGATGGGGATCAGCAACCAATGGGAGCCTGTTGCCTAGGCTGGAATTGTGGACACAGCCTGACCCTTTAGAGAACTGTGCTGTGTCACTTCTGTTCTctgccccccacctctctctctctctctctctctctctctctctctctctctctctctctctctctctctctctctctctctctctctctctctctctctctctctctctctctctctctctctctctctctctctctctctctctctctctctctctctctctctctctctctctctctctctctctctctctctctctctctctcctcccacacacacacaagctgtatACCAGGGCTGAACAGCTCAGGAGACCTAAAGCCTGGTAATCCCTTCAGCTGCTGTGAACTGAGGACATGCAAATCTACAGAACCACACTGCTAGTCTACATACAGGACCCCACTGCTAGTCTACATACAGGACCACACTGCTAGTCTACATACAGGACCACACTGCTAGTCTACATACAGGACCACACTGCTAGTCTACATACAGGACCCCACTGCTAATCTACATACAGGACCCCACTGCTAGTCTACATACAGGACCACACTGCTAGTCTACATACAGAACCACACTGCTAGTCTACATACATAATGACACTGCTAGTTTACATACAGGACAGAATAATTATTAAGATAAACAATATTGTTGGTGAAACGAGGCACCTCCTTGACTCTCCTTGAAACATTTTCTGAAAAGTTTTTAAACAGGTAATGCATATAATAACAAGCAGGGTGTCTAGCTAGTCTGGTTAGGTGCaaggtatgtgtttgtgagtatgtCTGGTGAGTGTTGAATGATATTGACGAATTGCCTTGTGATTGTGTTGTAAACCAATTTAGCCACAGGGGCAAAATAAAGTGTCTCTCTAAAGCTATTGGCTGAGTGTGCAGATCTAGTTTGTTATTACATGTAGAGACCAGAGATAGAAACTAGAAATGAGACTTTCTCATATTGGTTAGCACAGTTAAATATTACCTAGGTAACACCACTCACTGACACTGTAtgtgcatgcgtatgtgtgcatgtgtagccCTATATGTGCATGTATagactatatacagtatatctgtgTTTTCTATTGGTGATGTGCTAGTGTGTATCCACTCCTTATCACTGCTTAGGTTGTAGCTAAGGACAACAGGCTAAAGTGCATGTTCTAGTCTCACAGGACCAAACAGGTTTAGTCTGGTCGAGAGTGCTGCATCCGTGACCATTAGACTGTTAGCTCTGTGACTATCTAGGCTCAGCTAAGATAACTGAGGGGCATATCAACAACAAGtctacagtaaacacacacagtttatctAAGCAGGTATTCAAGTTACGTTGGAAAGGTAGTCAATCTTTTCTCAtcctttctcctccaccctcactcccccctctctctccctccctttccttctgccccccccccccctccccagcctacCGTACAGATGCAGGCCAGCCGTGGGTGCTCCCTGTGGtgaagaaggtggagaggatCATCGTGGAGGACAACAGTCTGAACCATGAGTACCTGGGCATCCTGGGGTTACCTGAGTTCAGGTCTTCTGCCTCCAAGATTGCCCTTGGGGAGGATAGCCCAGCCATCCAGGAGAACAGGGTGGGTTCAGACTGGAGGACGGTAGAACAGGGTGAGTTCAGACTAGAGAACACCATAACTTtgaatcactctctctctctctctctctctctctctctctctctctctctctctctctctctctctctctctctctctctctctctctctctctctctctctctctctctctgtctgtgtatgtctctctctcaggtggggGCTGTGCAGTGTCTGGGGGGGACGGGTGCGTTGAAGATGGGGGCGGAGTTCCTCAGACGCTTTCACAACGGGACCAACAACACCAAGACACCTGTCTATGTTTCTGCACCTACCtggggtacacacaaacacactctgcacacacacacattcaccatacacacaaactatGCGCATGCACATGCATACTGGAAGTCGTAGCTTAAGAGTTGATACGGTTATAATTTCTCAGTTTGGACTTTGTGCAGTGGCCTTATCTGAGTGACTTCCTCTGGCACGGTAGTTTAGCATGTGTGGATGTTTAATGAACGGGTTTGGTTAAAACGTCTTTATTAAACCCTCCTGATAAGGCCTGTAAAGGTACACTGTGTGCctttgtatctttgtgtgtgtttgagtacctgtgtgtgtgtgtgtgtgtgtgtatgcattgtgtttatgtgtgtgtgtatattgtgtttatatgtgtgtgtatcctgcaGAGAACCACAACGCCGTGTTTGCCAGCGCTGGCTTTGAAGACGTACGCTCCTACAAATACTGGGATGCAGAGAAGAGAGGCCTGGACCTGGCCGGTTTCCTTGGAGACCTGGAGGTAACGTTCAGGGAATTCCTTTCCTTTTTAGCTGGAAATACACAGACGTTGCAGAACGCCCGTCAGCCTTTCTGCatggcctacttcttctgtggttCAAACATCCGAAAACCTACAGGAGGACTCTCCTAGAAAACTGTCACCTCGACCACAGCGACGGGATATTGACCTATGACCTTTTCACCCTGTGTGCCAGAGTTCCCCTGAGCACTCCATCTTCGTCTTGCACGCCTGCGCCCACAACCCCACTGGCACGGACCCTACCCCAGAGCAGTGGATGCAGATCGCTGAGGTCATGATGGTAAGACACaagtgtacacatacacacacacacacacacatgcttgcacacacacaatactattCAAGTAACCTGCAACATGACAGAGATCCGGACCCTGTATCCGATCACTGGTTCATGATTGGTAGATCTATGGTacatgtgcttctgtgtgtgtatgtcttggttagacacactgctgtgtgtctaaTTACAGTAAAAAGGTCTGTTTACCTTTTTACTGTAATTTGTGTATAACTGTTTTTGATACACTGCTGTAATGCCGCAATTCCCCCTTTGGGAAAAATAAAGTAACCATTCATCTTTCTATCcttccatctgtccatccatccatctattaatcaatctatccatctatccattccatctatccatctgttCCACCCATACATCTGTTCATTCATTCCATCTATCCAGCCATCTAGAAGGAGTATTTCTTGAGTGTAGTATTCCAGTGGCTGAGATGTTCTCTTGGTTCTAAGGCGTTCTCCTGTGTTCTCCCACGTTCCAGCGCAGGAACCTGTTTGTGTTCTTCGACTCGGCCTACCAGGGCTTTGCATCAGGCAGCCTGGACAAGGATGCCTGGGCTGTGCGCTACTTTGTGTCTCTGGGCTTCGAGATGTTCTGTGCTCAGTCCTTCTCCAAGAACTTCGGCCTCTACAGTGAGTCAtcagtacacatgcacacacacatgtgcacacacagacatggacacacatacaggcacacacatagactGTGTGCAcgtccgtgtgtgtctgtgtgtcagatgAGCGAGTGGGGAACCTGACAGTGGTGGCTCGTGACCAGGACAACCTGAGCAGGGTTCTGTCCCAGATGGAGAAGATCGTCAGGACCACCTGGTCCAACCCCCCGTCCCAGGGGGCTCGCCTGGTGGCCATCAC
This DNA window, taken from Osmerus eperlanus chromosome 6, fOsmEpe2.1, whole genome shotgun sequence, encodes the following:
- the got1 gene encoding aspartate aminotransferase, cytoplasmic, with the translated sequence MSVFTEVPQAVPVAVFKLSSDFREDQNTNKVNLGVGAYRTDAGQPWVLPVVKKVERIIVEDNSLNHEYLGILGLPEFRSSASKIALGEDSPAIQENRVGAVQCLGGTGALKMGAEFLRRFHNGTNNTKTPVYVSAPTWENHNAVFASAGFEDVRSYKYWDAEKRGLDLAGFLGDLESSPEHSIFVLHACAHNPTGTDPTPEQWMQIAEVMMRRNLFVFFDSAYQGFASGSLDKDAWAVRYFVSLGFEMFCAQSFSKNFGLYNERVGNLTVVARDQDNLSRVLSQMEKIVRTTWSNPPSQGARLVAITLNTPELFAEWKDNVKTMADRVLLMRAQLQEKLQALGTPGTWDHITQQIGMFSFTGLNPKQVEFMIKERHVYLMASGRINMCGLTTKNIDYVAESIYEAVTKVQ